CGGCAGCTAGCGGAAGGGAGATGACTAGAGAGAGCCTCGCCGCCTTCTCGGCTCCTGCCTCTTTCCTATCTGTCGAGGAGAGGTAGGGTAGCAACACCCCTGTGATTATTGTGGCTGGCCCCACGGCCGCGTTTGCCAGTACCTGGGCGATGTATACATACCCGGCCGTGGCGGGGTTGGCGAGATTGTAGGCGGCCACGACGCCGAAATTTGTGCCTAGTGTAGCCACGACGCCGGGGAGCCAGGCGGCGGCGCCGGCCTTGACGAGCTCCCTCATCTTGGTTAGCGAGGGTGTGGCCCGGCTGGCCGCTATGCCCAGTGCCGTCAGTATGGCGCCGGGTATGGCGTAGGTGGCCGCAAGGACGTCTGGGCCGTAGTGGGCGAGGAGTGGGGCGAGGGCTACCCTCGCCGTCTGTCCCGTCAGCGCGGCGATGAATATGGGGAAAGTGTCCAGCCTCGCCTGGAAGTAGGCTCCGTAGTAGGTGGATAACATCCCTACTATGGTCAGAAGCGCTAGTGAGGGCCTCCACAAGGCCGTTGACGCCGCTACGGCGGCGCCGAATAAGGACAACGCAAGTGCACCTGATACGTATGCAGAGTCGCGGGTGGCTGGGTACAGCCTGGTGAGCGCCGTGGGCACGCCCAGCTCGAGTGCGAAGGCTAGTATAGAGGCGGAGGCCACTAAGTACGCCACCTCCCCCAAGACGTCCGCCTTGACTGTGGCGGCGGCGGCGAACCAGAAGAGGTAGCCCCCAAGTTGCGCGACGAGGTTAGAGGCGTATAGCCACATCCCCGCTCTATATACAGCCACGGAGAGGCAAGTTTTATATTTAATATGTCTTGCGCCGTTGTGGACGTTTTACAGCTGGTTAAGCAATGCTCCACTGTGGAGGAGGCTGTGGAGGAGGTGGCCAAGAGGACTGGCAAGTCTAAATACGAGGCGGCGTATGAACTCATGTTGCAGGTGAAGGCCGGGAGGCTGGCTGTAGAGTCGGGGGCCGACAACTTCCTTGCATACATCCTTGGGCCCGGGGGGGCGTGGCTTTGGCTAATAACGGCGATCACAGCCGCCGTGGTGGCGCTGGTGTTTCTAGCTCAGAGCCCGCCGCTGGTCTACCTGCGGTACGTCTTAGGCGCCTTCTTCGTGCTGTTTCTGCCGGGGTACGTGCTGGTGGAGGCTCTGTACCCCCGGGGGGACGAGCTGTCTCCGCTTGAGCGCCTGGCCCTCTCCATTGGCTTAAGCCTTGCAGTTGTCCCGCTGGTGGGGCTTCTACTCAACTACACCCCCTTCGGCATCCGGCTGGCGCCGGTGACGGCCAGCCTCGCAGTCTTGACTCTGGCGCTCGCCATCTACGCCACGTATAGGCGCTACAGGTTTGAGGCTTTGGGGGCTGTATGCGGGACGAGGTAGGGCCCTCCCTCGCCTTGATAGGAGCCGCCGCCACGCTCCTCGGCCTACTCCAGCCCAACCTCACGCCGCTGGTGGCTCTGGGCCTCGCCGCGTTGACAGTCGGCGTCTTGGCGTCTTGGGAGCCCGCGGCTAGGGAGAGGGTGGTGGCGAAGCTGGCGGAGGCTGGGTGGGAGAACACAGCCGCTCTTATACAAGCCATGGGCCTCCCCCCGAAGGCGTACTACGTACCGTCCGCCGTTGCGGGCAGGCCGGTTGCGGTGGTGGCCCAGGGACCGCCTCTAGAGGTGCCTAGAGGCGCCTTGACCTTCAAGACCCCAGGCGGCCCCGCGCTTGTGCTGGCGACGCCCGGCGGCAAGGCGCTTGAGCTGTGCGGAGAACTCCCGGGGGATCTGGGCGAGGCGTTGAGGACGTGCGTAGTGAACGCCCTCGGCCTCGCCCGCTCCGTGTCGGTGGCGGAGCGCGGCGGGGAGTATGTGGTGGAGTACTCCGGCGTTTCTGCGCCGGAGCTCTACGAGAGGCTTGTGGTGAGAAGCGCGCTTGGGGGGGTGGTGGCGTCGGTGACCGCCGCCGTCGCCGCCGAGGTGCTCGGCCGCCCCTTGGAGGTTGTGGAGGAGAGGCGGGTGGGGAGGAGGCTTGTGGTTGTGTTGAGATGAGGCTTCCCTATATCGCAATGGCGACGCTCGCCGGGTTGGCCTCCGCCTTCTTCATACACCTCGGCGTATCGACGGTGGACGTGGTGGTGTCTATATACGCCCTCATATACTGGGCGGTGGCGCCCTTCCTCAGACCGCTCCCAAGGCCGCTGGGGCTGTTGTATACAGTTATCGGCGCCGTCTTGTTGGCCGCCTTTGCCTACTTCGCCGCGTTGAGGATTCTCTCTATTCTGAAGCTATGAGGTGGAGGCTGGCCGCGGCGGCCGCAGTGGCGGTTCTGCTCACAGCCTTGTCAATCTACAAGCCATCGCCGCCTAAATTAGTTGCACCCGTAGACATAGAGAAGCTGGCGGAGCTTGTGAAGTCAGACCCAGCTCTTTTGGAAGAGGCTGTGCGCTACATGTCTGAACTCGGCGTAAATCTCACGCTGAGGGCTCCTCCGAAGCCTCAGCCCACCGCGATAACGATATCGATAAACGCCTCATCTATCTGGGCTGGCGACCGCGTATTGGTTACGGGCGTGCTCACGTCACGTGGGAAGCCGCTGGCTGGGCAGACCGTCGCCGTGTTGGTAGACGGCGTCCCCGCGGCTGTGACGGTAACGGACAGCAGAGGCCGCTACAACGCAACTGTGGCGATCTCCGTATATAGGCCTCGTGTGAACGTCACGGCGGTGTACCTCCCACTCCCCGGATCTCCCTACATGCCGTCCATGGCGTCGGCGCACCTCTCTGTATTGTACCACGCCACAACCATCGCTATCTCGGCGCCGAGTCAGGTGCTCTGGGGAGCGCCGCTGGCTCTGAACATCACACTTGACCCGCCAGCTGAAAGGAGGATAAACATAGTCCTGGGCAACGCCACTACAAGTATTCTATTAAGCCTCAAGGCACAGGGATCTGCCTCTGTGATAATCCCAACCGGCAACCTCACGCCGGGGACCTACAACCTAACCGTATATGTACCGGGTAAGGGGAGGCTGGGGCCGGCGACAGCTAGACGGACTGTGGACATAATTGCCGAAAGTCCAGTCATTTCTCTATCGGCGGCTGGGGTGGAGGTGGCTGGATTTCCCCCGCAGTTTGCTGTTAAGGTGGTGCCTGCGGTGAATATCTCGGTGTATCTCGGCGACAAGCCGCTAAAAGGCGCTATACCTCTAGACACACCAACGGGGTGGGCTGTCATAAGGGCCGTGTCAATGCCGTCGCCGCCGTACGCCTCCGCCACAGCCTCCGCCTATGTGTTTGTGGTTAACCCGTTGCAGATATCCGCAGTGATCGCCGCCGTGTTGCTGGCGATGAAGTTTGTCCAAGGCCGGTTGCAGAGGGCCACTAACCTGGTTAGAGAGGTGGTGGAGGCGGCACCGAGGAGCCCTCGCAACGTGGTGGAGGAGGAGGCGCTGGCCGTCTTAGCCCGGGCTTTTTACAAACTCGGCGAGAGGTCGGGGCTTTGGTACAGTAGAAAAATGACCTATAGGGAATACGCCAGTAGTGTGGAGCCGTATGCCAAAGATCCTACCTGCCTCTGGCGCGTCGTGTATATAGCGGAGAAGGCGGCATATTCGCCCTACTCCCCCAGCGCGGTTGAGATTAGGGAAGCGTGGGTATGTACAGAGCGGCTATAGCTACGGCCGCCCTCGTACTGCTACTGCTATACCTAACCCCCTCTACGACGCCGTTTAGCCCCTACAACACAGGGCCAGACGGACTGTCTAAAGCCGTAGAGATGTGCCGCGTGGAGGAAGACGCCGATGTTTTTATAATTGCGCCGGGAGCCTCGGTGCCTGGGCTCAACGTGACCGCCAGCACCTCTAAAATAGTGGATCCGCTGACCAACGCCGGCGATCCCTACATCCCTCTGGCGAGTGTGGGGCAGTATGCTGTAATCGCGCCAAACGCCACTCCCCTGAGGGGCCCTGGGCTGGTGGTTGTCTCCACAAGCCCCACGAGTTTTGCCGACACGTCTAGAGGACCATACGCGCTTGGCCTCGCCGTGGCTGTGGGCAACAGAACTATCTACATTTACCACGCCAGTCTCTTCACAAACAGAGCGGTTGACCGCAATCTCAAATTTATACAGGAGGTGTGCCGCAGACCCGTGAAGGTAGTGGTGGCTGGCGGCGACCTATCCCATACATTCCACGAAGCCGCGCGGGCAATCGGGAAATGGCTGGCGCCCATGCTTATTACAGCAATAAGTTTATATTTGTTAAAAACGTGGCGGACGTGGCCTCGTCGCCGCGAGAGCTAGTAAAGACGGTAAGTAAATACTTCTTCGGCAACATATCTACAATCGAGATCGCTGTGGCTACTCTAATCGCCGGAGGCCATCTACTCCTCCTCGGCCCCGTTGGGGGCGGCAAGACAACTCTCGCCAAGGCCCTGGCGAGGGCGGTTGGGGGCTCCTTTGCACGGGTGCAGATGACTAACGAGACGTTGCCCTCGGACATCCTTGGATACGGGGTCTACGTCCAAGGCGAGATAAGAATTGTCAAGGGGCCTATTTTCAACAACGTGGTGCTAATAGACGAGATAAATAGGGGACCCCCTAGGACGCTCTCAGCCCTCATAGAGCCGATGCAGGAACGGACCGTCACTATCGAGGGGGCGACGCTGAGGCTCCCCACCCCCCACATGGTGGTTGCCACCATGAACGTGACGGAGATAGCCACCGGCGCCACCGCCCCCCTACCCCTGGCGTTGCTAGATAGATTCACCGCGTCTCTACACGTAGATTACGTCGACCCTGCTAGGGAGAAGGAGGTTGTAAAAATGGCCGACTACTTAGACCAGCTAGACGGGAAGCCCCAGGCGACAACCCCCCTGACATTCGACATGGGGAAGGTATACGTAGCCGACGACGTAGTTGACTACATAATTAAACTAGTGGATGCGGTGAGGAGGGACGAGCGGGTGGCGGTGCCCCTTTCCACCAGGGCTCCCATTGCCCTGTACCGCCTCGCCAGAGCTATCGCGGTGCTGGACGGCAGAAACTACGTAATACCAGACGACGTGAAGAAAGCCGCGGTCCCCGCGCTGGCCCACAGAATTATTACAAAGCCCGAGTACTCCGACGTCGAGCCGGTAAGGATTGTGGAGGATGCCCTCCGGGAGGTGGAGCCTCCAACCCGTATATGAGGCGGCTAGGCGGGCGGCCCCCCTCGCCTATCTAGCCATCGCCTGGCCAGAGTTCCCAGCCGCCGCGGCCGCGGTTTTGTTGCTGGCTTTGGAAAACACCTTGTTGCGGAGATTCCACACCCCGGCTGTGTTGCTTCACTACGCAGTGGCATCCCTATTGCCTCCCCCTAAGGCGCTTGCCCTGGCGGTTGCTCTGATACCACTGCTCCACTGGGCTAAGGTTGCGGATAACTATATGAGCTGGAGGGGCCACGCCGTTATTTTCACGGCCGCCGCCTTACTCAAGCCGCAACTCCTCCCAGCCCTTGTCTACACCCTCGCCGAGGCGGCGTGGTACTTTGCTAAATACGCCAAGACGCAGCCGAGGGTGGAGGGGCCCCCCAAAATCGAGGCGGTGGCCGGGGCTCCTCTTTCATATAGGCTGAAGATTGCCACCGGCGCGCCTGCGGTTGTCCGCCTCCCCGACGGGAGGGAGGTGGAGGCGCTGGATGGCGAGGTCGAGGTGGAGGTTAAGACGAGGTTCGACGCCGCGGGGCTCTACACGCCGGAGGTTCAGGTGGTGTATGCAAACCCCACGCGGACCGTCCGGTTTAGGAAAGCGGTGAGGCACCCCCCGATATACGTGGCGCCTAGGTACCGACGCGCGGTGGAGCTAGGCGAGAAGATAATCGCCGGGGCTGTAGAGGAGGTGGCGGGGGCTAGGGAATACGTGCCGGGGGATCCCCTTAGGCGTCTGCACTGGAAGAAGATGGCGAAGATACAGAAGCCTGTTGTTAAGCTTTTGGAGGGGCGCGCCGCGGGCGGCTTGAAAATTGCTGTACTGCTATACGCCACGTCCCCCAAGGCTCTTGACAGAGTGCTGGAGGCGGCGGCCTCCGCCGTGGCAACAGCCCTGGCCCGGTCAGATCACGTTGAGATATATGCAGTAACCCGACGAGGCGGCGAAAGAATCGTGGCTGAGCGGAGGACGTATAGAGAAGCTGTGGAGAGGCTTGTGTCGCTCGCCGAAGTTCTCCACGTCGAAGCCGCGGCGGCGCTGGACTACGCAAATGCCCTGCCAAAGGCTGAACTACCGCCGGCAGACATGGTGATAGGCGAGGCGGCTTTTGTAAAACCCCTCTGCAGGAGGGGGGCGGTCTGCCTCGCTATTTGACATTTACCCACAGCTGGACGAACCTGCCGGTGTAGGCCAGCGTCCCGTTGGGATACACAGCCCAGAGCTCCGCCACAAGCCTCTGCCTCCCTGTTGAGTTGAATGAGACAGAAAACGGCTGCACCCACGACTCGTTGTGGAGAAGAAGCCTCTCTATCCTCAACACGGGGGGCGACGGCAGAGGAGGCTCGCCGCCGGCCCCCGCGATCTTTATATAAACCACGTACCACCTGGGCTCCCCCTCGTGGTTGTGTACATAGATAAACAGCCTTACGGGCACCCCCGCCGAGATGTTGGTGGGGTACCCCCCGATCCTCCCCTCTGGCCCCAGCAAGCCTAGGGCGGAGAAAGGCTCCGCCACAGCCGGCCTCAGCAGTAGAGCAACGGCGAGGGCCACCCCGACTACGACCACCGCCGCCGCCACGGCCGAAACCTCCTCGTCGAATAGGAGGGTACGCGGCCTCCCCCCGCCATGCTTGAGGAGGCCCCGCCTCCATACCAACAGCCAGAGGAATCCGATGACCTCCCTCCTCCGGCGGTATAGGAGGAGGAGCCCAGCCGCGGCCGCGGCCAGCGCCGCGAGCGCGAGAGCCGTCGACACGAGAGACTCCCACCGGGCCTCAGCCGCCAGCCTAGCCGCCAGCTCGCCGAACCCAGGCTCTAGGGATCCGCCGGCCAGCGCCTTGTTGAACATCTCGGCTAGGGGTCTAACGTCGGCCCCAGCCCTTGCGGCGTCTACAATAGCTCTATACGCCTCCAGCAAATCCACCAGCTGGGGAAAGAGACCAGTTATAAACTCTTGTGGTTGCCCTTCACTTACGACAACTCAAGCCAATAGCTAATCTCCGCACAAACCTATGCAAGGGGGTGACTGGCGAAGGCTAGGGAGCGTAGGGGCGCTGGGATCTGATTGTAGTGAGAGGTGGAGAGTGTGGGACGCTGTCACTTTAAGGGAACAACGTTATAGTGGTAATGGATATATAATGAGCCCATGGGGTAGGGTATGGGGGCTTCTGAGGCGGAGTGGGGGCTTGACTACGTTGTTGTCCTCCCGACTCTGGACGAGAGGGAGGGGCTGGCTAAGACGCTGGATGAGTTGTTTTCAGTGGGGGTGCCCCCTGAGAAGATTATTGTGATAGACGGCGGCTCTAAGGATGGGACATGTGAGGAGGCTGTGAAACGCGGCGTGAGGTGTATTCTGCAGGAGGGGAGGGGCAAGGCCGATGCGGTGAGAACTGCGATAAAAGTCACGGAGGTCCCTCACCTGGTGATTATGGATGCAGACTATACCTACCCGGCCAGGTACGTCCCCCAGTTGCTTCAGTTGCTGGGGCGTTGTGACGAGGTTATAGGCGCCAGGGCCCGCACTGAGAGAGGGGCCCAGAGGGCGGTATACCGCCTGGGCAACCGGTTGCTCACCTCTCTCTTTAACCTCACCTTTGGCACGAGGCTCACCGATGTGCTGAGCGGCATGTATGCGGTGAGGAGAGAGGCCCTCGAGGGGCTGGAGAGAGCCTCGAGGGGGTTCGGCATAGAGTCGGAGATAGCGGCGCATGTGGCGTCGACGGGCGGGGAGATTTGTGAGGTGCCTATTGAGTACAGGAGGCGGGTTGGGAAGAAGAAGCTGAAGGTGAGACACGGGCTGTTGATAGCTGTCGATATGCTTCGCCTGGCTCTCCGCTACAACCCCACATTCTATATTTTTGCCGTAGCGGCTTTGTTGACTATTCCCGGTATCCTCATCGCAAGCTGGGTGGCTTACAAGTGGATTTTTCTAGGCGTGAAGCACTACGTCTGGGGTATCATAGCCGTGGCCATGACTGCGGGCGGGATCGCCTCTGCTACGATGGCCGTCCTCGCCCTTTACCTAAAGAGGATGGAGATTAGAATTCTGAGATCCGTGAAGCGGTACGTCGCCCATCCGCCGGCCCGCAACCGTCTAACAACCCCGGAGCAGGTGGCTCCTAATCAACAAGGCTCGCCAGGCTGATAGCGGTGGGATTGGGCGCCTGTGCGGCCTTGAGGCGAGGCGCATGGCTACTCCACTAGCGACACATGTGTCGTTGTCTTCCACGTATTTACTGCTGAGTTGAGAGAATTTCCACGTTGAAAGTATGCGCCACGTTGCATCTATCAATAAGTTGTAAAGACCGCGTTCAGCACTTTCGTCGAAATCATGTCAGGCGTATTCAGCGGCGATGTCGCATCCTCTTGGAGATTGATAAGATGTACCAAAAGCCGCGCGCATGTGGTTAATTCCCCCATTGCCACGACCCGTGGAGTTACCGCTGAGTCAGCTAGAAACGGAAATATTTAGAAGCAAAGACCTAGCTCGCGGCGCCTAGCCGCACGCCGGAGGTAGGCGAGACGCAAGGCGCCTCTGCTCGGCGGCGTGCGCCGCGTAACTACCTCAGCCGTACCTCAGCACGGTGCGTGGTCTGTTGGTTAACGCCTTCACGACTTTAGGCTACCTCCTTCTTAGCGTCTGGAGCGTTTTTTCAAGTTCTGGGCTCCACCTCACTCTGTCCTTTATCGCCTCGACCCTCTCCCCAAGCTCTCTCAATAGTAAGACCACGTCCCTCGCCGCCTCATCTCTCGTGCGGTATTTCGACCACGCCATGTCGGGATCAGGACCGTGATACTGGTACTCGTGGAGGCTCAGCGCTACAGAAGTCCACGCAGAAAAATCCTTATACCCAACCCCAACAAGTAGATGAGACAGCGCCTTCATACGGTTCGTCGGCACTCTAGGCACGGCGGTTGTCTCCAGCCAGCGCCTCTCCTCGTCACTTTTGGCGACTTCCTTAAGCCTGTCCAGCTCGAGCCTGAGGAGTGCCGCCATCAGCGCTTTCCATGCCTGGAAGGCTTTGCCGGCGGCGTTTCTCACAAGGCCCCGCTTTAGGTACTCAAGAGCCAGCCCAGCCTCCACCAAAGCCTCTAGAAGACGCGCCGAGACGTAGTCCTCAGCGGAGGGCTTAGGGAGAGGCCTTTCAAGAACCTCCACATCCACGTACATGCGGCAGGTTTAAAATCTTCTGTGTGGACGCGTGAGGCGCCTCTTGTATCGTTGTTTGTATTGTTATACTTCTACTGTTTTCAGCCCTTCCCTCTCGGCGGCTCTGGCCAGCTCTGCGTCGGCTGTGTAGAAGGCGCCGCATTTGACATATAGGCAACTGGCTATCTGGAGGGCGTCGGCGAAATAGAGGTGATGCCTCAACGCCAGCGTTATGGATCTGCGCATCACCGCGCCGCCGAGAGGGACAAGCGCGAAGTTGCCCAGCCGCGTGAGCGTCTTGAGCTCCCTAAGCATCAACGACACCGCCGCCTCGGCGCCGCGCGTCAGCTCGCCGCGTCTCGCCTTTTTATCTATCGCCGAAGCCGCCTCGCCTATGTTGTAGATAGATGTGGACATGACGGCTGAGCCTCTGTACGCCGATTCGAAGAGCTTATCTACCTCGGCGCTCCCCGGCTCCTCGACGTAGCGCTTCACTAACGCGCTTGTGTCTAGGTATATCACAGACGCCCGGCGCGCTCCCTCCGCATCTCAGCGACGAGGGTGGCAACTGGGGGCCCGAGGGCTCTGGGCCTCCGCGCCGCGATTTCTCCCGGGGTGGTTAGGGGCTCGGCGCAGTCAAGCCCCAGCTCTCTGCACAGGGCGTCCGCCAGCCCCTCGCCGTCTATAGACTCCAAGAAATCCTCGACGACCCTGCTCAGAGATCCCAGCCTCCGCGATCTAGCCTTGGCTCTCTCGGCTAAATCCTCCCGTATAGACAAAGTTAACTTCTTCACGTACATACGTATATACGTAATATATAAACTTTTCGAGGTGACCAGCCGCCGCGTTGCTGGAAGGGCGTCTGATAACAGCCATGTCTCTAGCCAGCACCGAGTCTTGGGGCTTAAGCTGGACATCTTTTGACCCGCCGCCCCGCGGCTGGCGGCGAGTCCGGCCAATTAGTCTGCGCCGCGGCGCCCCCGTTGTGGTGATGTTTTTATGGGTGATTCGGCTTTGTGTTGTGGAGTGTAGGGAGGTGAGGCTGGATTTGCCGTGGCCGCCTAACCAGGTGAGGGCGCACCGCTTTGTGGTGTACGACGTGTTTGACCCGCCGGAGGTTTCTTTTGACCAGCACGTAATCAGGGTGGTGGGGTTAGTGGAGAGGCCTCTGGAGATTCCATTGAGGGAGCTGGCGGCTAAGTATCCCTGTGTGGACGTCGTGGCGCCTTTCCACTGCGTCACAGGCTGGTCTGTGGAGAGAGTTGTCTGGAGGGGGGTGCAGACCAAAGTCTTGCTGGAGGAGGCGCGCCCCTTCGGCCGGTTCGCCCTCGCCTGGGGGGTGGACGGCTACAGCGCTACTCTCCCGCTGGAGGCTTTGATGGAGGAGGGGTCGGTCATCGCCTGGGCGATGAACGGGGAGCCCCTGCCGAGGAAGCACGGGGCGCCGGCGCGGCTGGTGGTGCCGACGCGCTACGCGTGGAAAAGCGTGAAGTACTTCGGCACCTTAGAGGTGCTTGAGGAGGCGGTGCCGGGGTACTGGGAGGCAGTGGGCTACTCCGTCAACGGCGACCCGTGGCGGGAGGAGAGGTTTGACTTCGGGCGACCTCAGATGAGAGGGCGGCGCGTCTCGCTGTGACCCGCCCCGCCAGCCCCAGCCGCTGGTGACAGCTGGGGGCTGGGGGTGGAATCAGCGCGACGACTATCCACGATCCGGGCGCTAGGTATGGACGCCGCCGACGTGGACGCAGTCGCGTTGGCTGAGCTGGCTGTGATCGGTGTGCCAGGGCCGCGCCGAGTTTCAATCATGCTTTTGACGTGGCTCAACCACTATGGAGTTGATTCCCTACTCACTGCTAAGGGCTGTGTGAGGTGATATCTGGGCTAGCCACTTGTCGAGTTTTGCCAGGGCCTCGGCTGTCTTGATCACCGCCTCGTTTTTGGCTAGTCTGTACAGCTTCATGCGTCCTATTTGTCTCACCTCCACCACTCCGTAACGGATTAGCTGATTTAGTTGCTCTATGGTGGTGCGTTGGGTTGTCCCCACCCTCTTCACCAGCTCAGTTAGGTTCATCTCGCCGTGTTGCAGAAGGGTGAGTATAATCTTGATCTTGGTGGGGGATCCCAAAACCCGGTCAATCACAGTGGGAAAAGGGGGGTGTTTTTTATTTCTTCTTTCCTAGGAGTCTGTAGACTTTTATGTTGGTGTAGGGGGACGTGGCCACTGCGAACATCATTGGGCCGCGGGCTGTATTCTTCTCAATAACCTCGTACTTGTCTGTTTCGAACGCCTTTTTTGCTTTTATGTCGTAGAATTTTAGTTTTTGTTTCGACATGCCTTCCGGCGCGTATCCTTTTAAAAAACCGTTGTTTATTTTAAAGGATTTTATGAAGAAAACTTGTCGTCCTTCGGGAAAGTTTATTAGGTGTAGTCAACCATTTATTTATGCGTATTAGAAAACTTGCTTATGTGGCTGTTTTCACCGGGCTGGGGCTGGCGCTGGCCCCGCTTAGCTTCCCCGTGGGTCCCACAAGGGCTTTTCCAGGCCAGCACTTTGTAAACGGGCTGGCTGGGGTGCTTGTAGGCCCCTGGGCGCTGGTGGTCGCCTTTCTAATCTCAGCGCTGAGGAATATGCTTGGCTTGGGGACGTTGTTTGCCTTCCCCGGCAGTCTTCCGGGGGCTTTTGTTGTATGGCTAGCGGGGGCCGTCCTTAGGCGCTTTGGGAAGGCGCACTACGCACCGCTTTTCGAGCCCCTTGGCACCCTCGGGCTGGGGTTCCCCATGGCGGCGTATGTCGTGGCGCCGCTTCTGGGCGTCGGCGAGAGGTTCGCCGCGGGCTTTATACCTCTGCTGGCTGGGTGGGCGGCGTCTACCTTCTCCGGCAGCGTGGCGGCCTTCGCAGTCGCCTCTGCGTTGAGGAGGCTTGGCCGTCTATAGGCTGTTAATCGTGGGGGACGTTGGGAGGGGGAAGACTCTGTTGCTGGCCAAGATGTTGAAGGCGCTGGCGGCCCTCGGCATCTCTGTCACTATCCTGGACTTCGCGCCTGAGAAGATGGGGGTGGGGGCGAAGCTTACTAGGTACATGGACGTGGCGGGGGTTAGGTACTTGACGGACGTCTTCCGAGCTCCGCGTCTGGAGGGGAGGGACGAGGGGGAGGAGCTGGCCCTGGCGAGGGAAAACGCGGAGAGGGCGGCGGCGCTCATTAGGCAGTTCTTGGCGAGCCCCACGCCGGTGCTGGCCGTCAACGACCTGACCATATACCTCCACGCCGGCGACCCGGCGCTGGTGGAGGAGGCGATTGACTCGGCGGACGTGTTTATCGCCACTGCGTACTACGGCTCCGCGCTGAGGGACAAGGGGTCTGGCATCTCTGAGCGCGAGCGCCGCGCTGTTGAAGAGTTGATGAAGATGTGCGACGTGTTCCGGCTGTGATAGAGGCCCGCTGCCTCACGGTGTACGCCGGAGGGGAGCTGGTGGTTAAATGCGCAAGTTTTAGTGTGGGGCCTGGGGAGCTGGCTGTTCTCTACGGTCCGACTGGAGGGGGGAAGTCTAGTATCGTGAAGGCCTTGGCCGGCATCTATAGGTACAGCGGGGAGGTCCGCCTCAAGAGGCCCTACTTCATATTCCAAGACGTGGATTTCAACCTCCTATTTGCCTACACAGACGAGGAGGCGAGGTCCGTGGCGTGTCGGCCGGCGGAGAGGCGGGAGATAGCCAAGATGTCGCCGGGGCAGCGACAGCTGTTTGCCGTCAGGCTCGCTCTGGAGTCCGGCGCGTCGGCTGTGGTGCTGGACGAGCCTCTCGCATTCCTCGACCCGGCCTCTGCGCTGGAGGTGGCCGAGGCAATCAAAAGGCTGAGGGACAGGGGCCTCGGCGTGCTCGTAGCGGAGCACAGACTGGAGTTTTTCCTAGACGCAGACCGCTTCTACCTGGTGGACGGGGGGGTGGAGGAGCTGGGGCTCGAGGATCTGCTTATAGAGGCGTCGAGGCGGGGCTACGGGCCCTACTTCACTCGCCGTAGCTTCAAGCTCCCGGCGGCGCCTAGGGGGGAGGGTTGCGGGGTGGAGCTCGGGGGGAGGCCCTACCCCCCTGGGTCAAAAATCGCGTTGACGGGCCCCGTGGGGTCCGGCAAGACCCACACCCTCTACGCCCTGGCGGGGGTGGTGAAGAAGGCAGGCGTCCGGGGGTGCAGGCCGGCGGGCTTCGTGCCGCAGAACCCCTACCTCTACTTCGGCGAGGTGGATCTATCAAAGGCGCCTAGGGAGGTTCTGGAGTGGCTGGGGCTCGGCCCGGGGGACAGCCCCCTGCGCCTATCCTACGGCGAGGCCCGGCTTCTGGCTGTGCTGTG
The sequence above is drawn from the Pyrobaculum ferrireducens genome and encodes:
- a CDS encoding PaREP1 family protein, which translates into the protein MYVDVEVLERPLPKPSAEDYVSARLLEALVEAGLALEYLKRGLVRNAAGKAFQAWKALMAALLRLELDRLKEVAKSDEERRWLETTAVPRVPTNRMKALSHLLVGVGYKDFSAWTSVALSLHEYQYHGPDPDMAWSKYRTRDEAARDVVLLLRELGERVEAIKDRVRWSPELEKTLQTLRRR
- a CDS encoding type II toxin-antitoxin system VapC family toxin translates to MIYLDTSALVKRYVEEPGSAEVDKLFESAYRGSAVMSTSIYNIGEAASAIDKKARRGELTRGAEAAVSLMLRELKTLTRLGNFALVPLGGAVMRRSITLALRHHLYFADALQIASCLYVKCGAFYTADAELARAAEREGLKTVEV
- a CDS encoding DUF6364 family protein, producing the protein MYVKKLTLSIREDLAERAKARSRRLGSLSRVVEDFLESIDGEGLADALCRELGLDCAEPLTTPGEIAARRPRALGPPVATLVAEMRRERAGRL
- a CDS encoding molybdopterin-dependent oxidoreductase, with amino-acid sequence MECREVRLDLPWPPNQVRAHRFVVYDVFDPPEVSFDQHVIRVVGLVERPLEIPLRELAAKYPCVDVVAPFHCVTGWSVERVVWRGVQTKVLLEEARPFGRFALAWGVDGYSATLPLEALMEEGSVIAWAMNGEPLPRKHGAPARLVVPTRYAWKSVKYFGTLEVLEEAVPGYWEAVGYSVNGDPWREERFDFGRPQMRGRRVSL
- a CDS encoding winged helix-turn-helix domain-containing protein, translated to MIDRVLGSPTKIKIILTLLQHGEMNLTELVKRVGTTQRTTIEQLNQLIRYGVVEVRQIGRMKLYRLAKNEAVIKTAEALAKLDKWLAQISPHTALSSE
- the cc1 gene encoding DNA-binding protein CC1, which encodes MSKQKLKFYDIKAKKAFETDKYEVIEKNTARGPMMFAVATSPYTNIKVYRLLGKKK
- the thiW gene encoding energy coupling factor transporter S component ThiW codes for the protein MRIRKLAYVAVFTGLGLALAPLSFPVGPTRAFPGQHFVNGLAGVLVGPWALVVAFLISALRNMLGLGTLFAFPGSLPGAFVVWLAGAVLRRFGKAHYAPLFEPLGTLGLGFPMAAYVVAPLLGVGERFAAGFIPLLAGWAASTFSGSVAAFAVASALRRLGRL
- a CDS encoding AAA family ATPase, whose translation is MRRVPAVIEARCLTVYAGGELVVKCASFSVGPGELAVLYGPTGGGKSSIVKALAGIYRYSGEVRLKRPYFIFQDVDFNLLFAYTDEEARSVACRPAERREIAKMSPGQRQLFAVRLALESGASAVVLDEPLAFLDPASALEVAEAIKRLRDRGLGVLVAEHRLEFFLDADRFYLVDGGVEELGLEDLLIEASRRGYGPYFTRRSFKLPAAPRGEGCGVELGGRPYPPGSKIALTGPVGSGKTHTLYALAGVVKKAGVRGCRPAGFVPQNPYLYFGEVDLSKAPREVLEWLGLGPGDSPLRLSYGEARLLAVLWELWRRPRLLLLDEPTAGVDRRYAEAVGELISAYGGTVVFATHDPVFAERYGEYKIRLG